In Candidatus Neomarinimicrobiota bacterium, a single genomic region encodes these proteins:
- the hutU gene encoding urocanate hydratase, translated as MGRIITPPTGSKLHCKGWHQEAAYRMIQHNLSPDVAENPDELIVYGGYGKAARNWESFDAILKSLKSLENDETLMIQSGKPVAVFKTHTQAPRVLISNSMLVPKWATWEHFNELDKKGLMMYGQMTAGSWIYIGSQGILQGTYETLASLAKQHYQADLTGKVVVTAGLGGMGGAQPLAVTMNNGIALVVEIDPTRIQRRLDTRYLDKSTKDLAQALVWIKEAKKNKQAVSIGLEANAADVLPELISRGFIPDVVTDQTSAHDELRGYYPRGISFSEANALRESDPDKYIAMSYKSMARHVEAMLSFQKAGSIVFDYGNNIRAQAETAGVKNAFDFPGFVPAYIRPLFCEGKGPFRWVALSGDPQDIYRTDKLVKELFPEDEALIRWIDMAQERIEFQGLPSRICWLGYGERAKLGLAMNELVRNGEISAPLVIGRDHLDSGSVASPNRETESMLDGSDAVADWPILNALVNAVGGASWISVHHGGGVGMGYAIHAGMVILADGTKEMDERLQRVLTTDPGMGVARHADAGYPRAIEVANERGVKLPMING; from the coding sequence ATGGGGCGTATCATCACACCGCCAACGGGCAGTAAATTGCATTGTAAGGGTTGGCACCAGGAAGCTGCTTACCGCATGATACAGCACAACCTGAGTCCTGATGTAGCTGAAAATCCAGATGAATTGATAGTATATGGGGGATATGGCAAAGCCGCCCGTAACTGGGAATCTTTTGATGCCATTCTAAAGAGTCTTAAATCTCTGGAGAATGATGAAACACTCATGATTCAATCGGGAAAACCTGTCGCCGTTTTTAAAACCCACACCCAAGCTCCTCGCGTTCTCATCAGTAATTCCATGTTGGTCCCCAAATGGGCCACCTGGGAGCATTTTAACGAGCTGGATAAAAAAGGCTTGATGATGTACGGCCAAATGACGGCTGGAAGCTGGATATATATTGGATCCCAGGGAATTCTCCAGGGAACCTACGAAACATTGGCATCTCTGGCCAAACAACATTACCAGGCTGATCTCACAGGCAAAGTTGTGGTTACCGCAGGTCTCGGAGGAATGGGTGGAGCACAACCCCTGGCAGTAACCATGAACAATGGCATAGCGTTGGTGGTTGAAATTGATCCCACACGGATTCAAAGACGACTGGATACCCGTTACCTGGATAAGTCTACCAAAGATCTGGCACAAGCCTTGGTCTGGATTAAAGAGGCGAAAAAAAATAAACAGGCAGTCAGTATTGGACTGGAAGCCAATGCCGCAGATGTCCTGCCTGAACTAATCTCCAGAGGATTTATTCCTGATGTGGTTACCGATCAGACATCTGCCCATGATGAATTGAGGGGTTATTATCCCAGGGGCATCAGTTTTTCAGAGGCCAATGCCTTGCGTGAATCTGACCCTGATAAATATATAGCCATGAGTTATAAATCCATGGCCAGACATGTAGAGGCCATGCTCTCCTTCCAAAAGGCAGGATCCATTGTTTTTGACTACGGAAACAATATCCGAGCCCAGGCTGAAACGGCTGGAGTAAAAAATGCCTTCGATTTTCCAGGTTTTGTTCCAGCATATATAAGACCCCTCTTTTGTGAGGGCAAAGGTCCCTTTCGATGGGTTGCCCTTTCTGGGGATCCACAGGATATTTATCGCACGGATAAACTTGTAAAGGAGTTGTTCCCAGAAGATGAAGCACTGATTCGCTGGATTGATATGGCTCAGGAGCGAATCGAATTTCAGGGATTACCCAGTCGAATCTGCTGGCTAGGCTATGGTGAGCGTGCAAAACTGGGTCTCGCCATGAATGAGTTGGTTCGCAATGGAGAAATCTCAGCTCCCCTGGTCATTGGTAGAGATCATCTAGATTCAGGCTCCGTCGCATCTCCAAACCGGGAAACTGAATCCATGTTAGATGGCTCAGATGCTGTAGCAGACTGGCCCATACTCAATGCCTTGGTCAATGCAGTTGGTGGCGCCAGTTGGATATCAGTGCATCACGGCGGAGGTGTCGGTATGGGTTACGCCATACACGCTGGTATGGTCATTTTAGCTGATGGAACCAAGGAAATGGATGAGCGCCTGCAGCGTGTGCTTACCACAGATCCTGGAATGGGTGTAGCGCGTCATGCGGATGCAGGTTATCCAAGAGCCATCGAGGTTGCCAATGAGCGTGGTGTCAAATTACCCATGATAAATGGATAA
- a CDS encoding family 10 glycosylhydrolase produces MILRYLKAGILPAFFVLIALPALLSAKPVQGIWVVRHSITSPQKVRKLVEFAASNGYTDLFIQVRGRGDAYYSSQIVPRSTLLPRGDYDPLRDIIPLAHSYGIKIHAWVNMYLSWSARKMPSDPNHIVNRYPEWVEVNGRGKGDLEFISQNGRNGREGVFLSPLNDDANHHLLTVINELVQNYELDGIHLDYVRFQDRDYGYNRAGRKKFLMQYNVDPITLGNGKGSYWYRLNPEDKEKYWLYWNNFRRNELTSFIGEINDSIKRIRPDIKFSAAVKPKPEIARTRFFQDWPTWLKNGSMDFVIPMNYATADSDFKRSMTMMKNEKLNPDQIYMGIATYNQNSFTSSAKIAHSRHAGFQNLIIFSYDTYVKDPRYFDQIHRSLKK; encoded by the coding sequence ATGATTCTGAGATATTTAAAGGCAGGGATTCTCCCTGCCTTTTTCGTTTTAATTGCCCTACCCGCTTTACTATCAGCAAAACCAGTGCAAGGGATCTGGGTAGTACGCCACTCTATTACATCGCCACAAAAGGTTCGCAAGCTGGTTGAGTTTGCTGCATCAAACGGTTATACCGACTTGTTTATTCAGGTTCGAGGTCGTGGGGATGCCTATTACTCCAGCCAAATTGTCCCACGCTCCACGCTTTTACCCCGTGGAGATTATGACCCCCTGCGTGACATCATTCCTCTGGCTCACTCCTATGGAATTAAAATTCATGCCTGGGTGAATATGTATCTTTCATGGTCTGCCCGAAAAATGCCATCTGATCCAAACCACATTGTGAATCGATACCCCGAATGGGTTGAAGTCAACGGTCGTGGTAAAGGTGATTTGGAATTTATTTCACAGAATGGACGAAACGGACGAGAGGGTGTATTTTTATCTCCTCTGAATGATGATGCGAACCATCACTTGCTGACTGTTATCAATGAATTGGTCCAAAATTATGAACTGGATGGTATTCATTTGGATTATGTTCGATTCCAGGATCGCGACTATGGCTACAATCGTGCAGGTCGCAAAAAATTTCTCATGCAATACAATGTGGATCCCATCACACTCGGTAATGGAAAAGGTTCCTACTGGTATCGCCTCAATCCTGAGGACAAGGAAAAGTATTGGTTGTACTGGAATAATTTTCGTCGAAATGAACTGACTTCGTTTATTGGCGAAATTAATGACAGTATCAAGCGTATACGTCCAGACATAAAGTTTTCTGCTGCAGTCAAGCCCAAGCCTGAAATTGCCCGAACTCGTTTTTTCCAGGATTGGCCAACCTGGCTCAAAAACGGCAGCATGGATTTCGTGATCCCCATGAATTACGCCACAGCAGACTCAGATTTCAAACGTAGTATGACCATGATGAAAAATGAAAAATTGAATCCTGATCAAATCTATATGGGTATCGCTACCTATAATCAAAATAGTTTTACTTCGTCTGCAAAAATTGCACATTCAAGGCATGCTGGATTCCAAAATCTTATTATATTTTCCTATGATACCTATGTAAAGGATCCTCGATATTTCGACCAGATTCATCGCAGCTTAAAAAAATAG
- the rplQ gene encoding 50S ribosomal protein L17, with product MRHRKDGRKLGRTASHRKAMLANMAANLFLHKQIRTTHPKALEARRLAETLITKAKKGDIHSRRMVLKVIPHKDVVKILFDEIAPQYADRNGGYTRIIKLGQRKNDAAHVSILALVDFDPSAEAVKAKTKAKAKKAPVAAEEVTPEVEAAAEVAPAEVVEAVTEEVAEETTKVVAEEVAEEAEATETPAVEAEESEAESKTS from the coding sequence ATGCGACATAGAAAAGATGGTAGAAAACTAGGCCGGACGGCCAGCCACCGTAAAGCCATGCTGGCTAACATGGCGGCAAACCTGTTCCTGCACAAACAGATTCGGACGACTCACCCCAAGGCCCTTGAAGCTCGCCGTTTAGCTGAAACGCTGATCACAAAGGCCAAAAAAGGTGATATCCATTCTCGCAGGATGGTTTTAAAAGTAATTCCTCATAAGGATGTTGTTAAAATTCTTTTTGATGAAATTGCGCCACAGTATGCTGATCGTAATGGTGGCTATACTAGAATCATTAAGCTCGGACAACGCAAGAATGATGCAGCACATGTTTCCATTCTAGCGCTTGTGGATTTTGACCCTTCTGCTGAAGCTGTCAAAGCAAAAACAAAAGCTAAGGCCAAAAAAGCTCCAGTTGCCGCTGAAGAAGTGACTCCTGAAGTGGAAGCAGCTGCCGAAGTAGCTCCAGCAGAGGTTGTTGAGGCTGTGACTGAAGAAGTTGCAGAGGAAACCACCAAAGTTGTTGCTGAAGAAGTTGCTGAAGAAGCTGAGGCTACTGAAACCCCTGCTGTCGAGGCAGAGGAATCGGAAGCTGAATCGAAGACATCCTGA